In the Candidatus Saccharibacteria bacterium oral taxon 488 genome, one interval contains:
- the pheS gene encoding phenylalanine--tRNA ligase subunit alpha, whose translation MEKLDEVRALLLSRVTEVAEPRSVLRSAELRELYGIIATLPAEERGAFGKKVNELKQELERAITAREDELSKVDLPPIDVTAPMDVNAPRPELLPSERGTIHPLSAEIERISDIFNRMGFVTEESREIDDQFHMFESLNFPKGHPARDDYDTFMTEETDANGDRLIAPAHTSTMQNRVLKKYHGNLEKGEAIAAIVPDRVFRNEDLDARHEHTFYQVEGVYVAKGVNVGNLIATLQEFLQEYYGKKLDVRVNPFYFPFTEPSFEFALSCPFCEGKNPDCKVCSGEGWIELLGCGMIHPNVLKAADIDPNEYTGFAFGCGIDRLVMMKYGIEDVRHFESGKLDFLEQF comes from the coding sequence ATGGAAAAGTTGGATGAAGTTCGAGCACTATTATTATCGCGCGTAACCGAAGTAGCTGAACCGCGCAGCGTGTTGCGGAGCGCAGAGCTGCGGGAACTATATGGCATTATTGCGACGTTACCAGCCGAGGAGCGCGGGGCGTTTGGTAAGAAAGTTAATGAACTGAAGCAGGAGTTGGAGCGGGCGATTACGGCTCGTGAAGATGAACTATCAAAAGTTGATTTGCCGCCAATTGACGTCACGGCGCCTATGGACGTCAATGCTCCCCGGCCTGAATTACTGCCGAGTGAGCGGGGTACGATTCACCCGCTGAGCGCCGAGATTGAGCGTATTTCTGACATTTTCAATCGCATGGGTTTCGTGACGGAAGAGTCGCGTGAGATTGACGATCAATTTCATATGTTTGAGAGCTTGAACTTTCCAAAGGGTCACCCGGCGCGTGATGATTACGATACCTTCATGACCGAAGAGACTGACGCTAACGGCGACCGTTTGATTGCGCCGGCGCACACCTCGACCATGCAAAACCGCGTGCTGAAAAAATATCATGGCAATTTGGAAAAAGGCGAGGCGATCGCTGCTATCGTGCCCGACCGGGTGTTTCGCAACGAAGACCTGGACGCGCGGCACGAGCACACGTTCTATCAAGTCGAGGGCGTGTATGTCGCCAAGGGAGTTAATGTCGGTAATCTCATCGCCACACTGCAGGAGTTTTTGCAGGAATATTACGGCAAGAAACTTGACGTGCGCGTCAATCCATTTTACTTCCCGTTCACCGAACCGAGCTTTGAATTTGCGCTAAGCTGTCCGTTTTGTGAAGGTAAGAATCCAGATTGTAAGGTTTGCTCGGGCGAAGGCTGGATTGAACTACTGGGCTGCGGTATGATCCATCCGAATGTGCTGAAAGCTGCTGACATCGATCCGAATGAATACACCGGTTTTGCCTTTGGCTGCGGCATCGACCGCCTGGTGATGATGAAATACGGCATCGAGGACGTGCGGCATTTCGAGAGTGGTAAGTTGGATTTTTTGGAGCAGTTTTAA
- a CDS encoding DNA recombination protein RmuC, giving the protein MEIIIIILLGIIVMGLGAMLFVLQSKLSELKNQSSVELIKTDVVELGRTIAKLNESVSDKLERSNAQVQTSVQKQLSESAKLVADVTQRLAKLDETNKRVVDVATDLKTLQNVLQNPKQRGVFGEFYLESVLDNVLPAKQFQMQYRFKDGEIVDAVIFLDKGQILPVDSKFSLENYNRMINAETKAERELWLNKVKADLKGRIDETSKYIRPREHTMDFAFMFIPSESLYYDLLINNVGAGGSSRDLIEYAFRDKRVIIVSPTSFLAYLQTVLQGLRSLQIEEQAKGIQVRVGQLGVHIKKFDELMTKMGKSLSTTVGHYNNSYKELDKIDKDVVRISGGDHQTQPELIDRPAQEE; this is encoded by the coding sequence ATGGAAATCATTATCATTATTCTCTTAGGTATTATCGTTATGGGGTTGGGTGCGATGCTATTTGTATTGCAGTCAAAGTTAAGTGAGCTAAAAAATCAGTCATCGGTCGAGCTCATCAAAACTGACGTGGTGGAGCTGGGGCGAACCATCGCCAAGCTGAATGAATCAGTCAGCGATAAACTTGAGCGCAGCAATGCTCAGGTGCAGACCTCGGTGCAAAAGCAGTTGTCGGAAAGTGCCAAGTTGGTGGCGGACGTGACGCAGCGGCTGGCCAAGCTAGACGAAACGAATAAGCGAGTGGTCGACGTGGCGACTGACCTGAAAACCCTGCAGAACGTCTTGCAAAATCCTAAACAGCGCGGCGTGTTTGGCGAATTTTATCTGGAAAGCGTACTAGATAACGTGCTGCCCGCCAAGCAGTTTCAGATGCAATATCGCTTCAAGGACGGCGAGATTGTTGATGCGGTTATCTTCCTGGACAAGGGGCAGATTTTGCCGGTGGATAGTAAGTTTAGCTTGGAAAATTATAACCGCATGATCAACGCCGAGACCAAAGCTGAGCGTGAGCTATGGCTAAACAAGGTGAAGGCTGACCTGAAAGGTCGCATTGACGAAACCAGCAAATACATTCGCCCGCGTGAGCATACCATGGACTTTGCCTTTATGTTTATACCTAGTGAGTCGCTGTATTATGACCTACTCATCAATAATGTTGGTGCGGGCGGTTCGAGCCGCGATTTGATCGAATACGCCTTTCGTGACAAGCGCGTGATCATCGTCAGTCCGACCAGCTTTTTGGCGTATTTACAGACGGTGCTGCAGGGTCTGAGGAGTCTACAAATTGAGGAGCAGGCCAAGGGCATCCAGGTGCGTGTTGGCCAGCTGGGTGTGCATATTAAAAAGTTTGATGAGCTGATGACCAAGATGGGCAAAAGTCTCAGTACGACTGTCGGGCATTATAATAATTCGTACAAGGAGCTGGACAAGATTGATAAAGACGTGGTGCGGATCTCTGGTGGTGATCACCAAACGCAGCCGGAATTAATCGATCGGCCGGCGCAGGAAGAATAA
- a CDS encoding phosphatase PAP2 family protein: protein MSDYTTNGKVAQVGRPSSGFDADAQQGIMELMDISWMVKIIADGLVIPVVLIGMYTLIRHVPRGRRYQVYMRVLMAGLTAFVAAKIIGLLYQPSGLRPFELAGVSAGASFLDNPGFPSDHALFTMAITLAVWFGAKCRGWAVACLVMTLLVSIGRVVALVHTPLDVAGGLIIAWAGIFWYMPLRRVSRTAK from the coding sequence GTGTCTGATTATACTACGAACGGTAAAGTGGCGCAAGTCGGCAGGCCGAGCTCGGGGTTTGACGCTGACGCCCAGCAGGGTATAATGGAGCTTATGGATATCTCATGGATGGTGAAAATTATTGCCGACGGGCTGGTGATCCCGGTGGTGTTAATCGGGATGTATACGCTCATCCGACATGTGCCGCGAGGCCGGCGCTATCAGGTGTATATGCGAGTGCTGATGGCGGGATTGACGGCGTTTGTGGCGGCGAAAATTATCGGGTTGTTATATCAGCCATCAGGCCTCCGTCCGTTTGAGCTGGCGGGCGTGAGCGCCGGCGCCTCGTTTTTGGATAATCCGGGTTTCCCGTCCGATCACGCCCTGTTCACTATGGCCATCACGTTGGCGGTGTGGTTCGGCGCGAAGTGTCGAGGGTGGGCCGTGGCCTGTTTGGTGATGACGCTGCTGGTCAGTATAGGGCGGGTGGTGGCGCTGGTGCATACGCCGCTTGATGTGGCTGGGGGGCTCATTATCGCCTGGGCGGGTATATTCTGGTACATGCCATTGCGACGGGTGTCACGCACTGCAAAATAG
- the trmD gene encoding tRNA (guanosine(37)-N1)-methyltransferase TrmD, whose amino-acid sequence MMKGMRKFQVITLFPEMFSGVFGNSMMWKAQKDGIVSLETVNLREFGLGPRRQVDDTPYGGGDGMLLMIEPLWRAVEFARSRDESAKVVLMSPRGRRWRQTMARVAADDGRGLIIICGRYEGVDERIMELVDEQWSIGDFVLTGGELPAMTIIDSIVRLLPGVLGGETSAEIESFSDGETLEYPQYTRPEVFNGLRVPEVLLSGHHGKIAEWRKQQSQKATVD is encoded by the coding sequence ATAATGAAGGGTATGCGAAAATTTCAAGTCATTACCCTGTTTCCCGAAATGTTCTCTGGGGTGTTTGGAAATTCTATGATGTGGAAGGCGCAAAAAGATGGTATCGTTTCACTCGAGACAGTGAACTTGCGTGAATTTGGTCTGGGCCCGCGCCGCCAGGTGGATGATACGCCATATGGCGGCGGCGATGGGATGCTGCTGATGATTGAGCCGTTATGGCGGGCGGTGGAGTTTGCGAGGTCGCGAGATGAGAGCGCAAAGGTTGTCTTGATGAGCCCGCGCGGTCGACGCTGGCGGCAGACGATGGCGCGTGTGGCGGCGGATGATGGCCGGGGGCTTATCATTATCTGCGGGCGATATGAGGGTGTTGACGAGCGCATTATGGAATTGGTTGATGAGCAGTGGAGTATCGGTGATTTTGTGCTGACTGGCGGCGAGCTGCCGGCGATGACCATTATTGATTCGATCGTGCGGCTGCTGCCAGGTGTGCTGGGCGGTGAAACGTCAGCGGAGATTGAGAGTTTCTCAGACGGCGAAACACTAGAGTATCCACAGTACACTCGGCCAGAGGTATTTAATGGCTTGCGAGTACCGGAAGTCTTACTGAGTGGGCATCACGGCAAAATCGCTGAGTGGCGCAAACAGCAGTCGCAAAAAGCAACTGTTGATTAG
- a CDS encoding KH domain-containing protein gives MSTIDQQFVEYVVKALVGHPEDVVVERLIDEKGVLLTLTVNPEDLGRVIGKRGGTAQSLRTLLRALGTKNDARYNLKIVNNDGFTSAKQTTTAASDDDSVDNSTDETVENSSSYAENARKELAELDDLDI, from the coding sequence ATGTCAACGATAGATCAGCAATTTGTAGAATACGTAGTAAAGGCGCTGGTTGGGCATCCAGAAGATGTCGTCGTCGAGCGTTTGATTGATGAAAAGGGAGTGTTGCTCACGCTGACGGTCAACCCAGAGGATCTCGGTCGGGTCATCGGCAAGCGTGGCGGTACGGCACAGAGCCTGCGGACGCTGCTCAGGGCGTTAGGGACGAAAAATGATGCGCGCTACAACCTGAAAATTGTCAATAACGACGGCTTTACGAGTGCTAAACAAACTACGACTGCCGCTTCAGACGATGATTCTGTGGACAACTCAACAGATGAAACTGTGGAAAATAGCTCTTCTTATGCAGAAAATGCTCGAAAAGAGCTTGCAGAACTGGATGATCTTGATATATAA